Genomic window (Sediminispirochaeta smaragdinae DSM 11293):
TTTGGGTATCGTCTTGTCTGTTGTCTTGACCGGGCGCGCTGTTCGCGATGCTTACAGCACATTGGGGATGACGATGAACCGGTCTTCCAGTTCCGGGGCATTATCCAGGAGAGAATCTGACAGATTCTCCCCGTGCACCTCGTCATTGCGGAGAATTGGCTCTTCGGAAAGAGCATGAGTGGTGGGTTCCAGTCCCTCTATGTCGACTTCTTGCATACGGGAAACATATTCCAGAAGCCTTCCGACCTCTTCGGCCAGAACGGCGGCTTCTTCCTCCCCGAGGGAGAGCCGGGCAAGGGACGCTGTTTCGTAAAGTTCCCGTGTTTCCATGTATCATTGTATATACTTTGATCGATGTTTCTGTCAACAGGTGCTGCCAGTGGCTTTGTGAAATAATATGCGTTTAAAATCGATTTTTATGCATAAAAAATCCCCACCCGCTTGGCGGATGGGGGGCTATTACTAAGACGCAAAAGCAGCGCTACTTGATAATCTTCACGCGGCCGGCAATTTCCGGGACTATCGCTCCGTCGAGCTGCTGAATATATTCGATGGTTGCGTCTCTCTGGAACATCGAGGTGTCGTAGCCTTGGGAGGCATTCTTGAAGACCACATAGCCGTCTCCTCCCGTTGCCATGTAACTGTTGGTCGCGATCTTGTAGGTGGCGTTCGGATCGAGGGGCTTTCCTCCTATCAGGAGATCTTTCACCTCACCTGCTGCAAGATCAATGGTATAGCTAATGCCGTCGGATACCTGGGGGTATGCTCCCGCTCCGACAACCGTGGGGATGTAATCGAAGAGGCCCTTGAGATCGCTACCCTTCATGGTGATCACATAAACCGAGTTGTCGAAGGGAAGAATCTGGTAGATGGTCTTTTTCGTTATGGTTCCTGTGGGAAGGGTTTCCCTGATGCCTCCACCGTTATTGATGGCAAAATCGACATCGAGGTTCATCTTTTCGGCGTACCATTTCATGGAATCGGCAACCAGGTCACCCAAGGCTGTTTCTTCCTGTCTTACCGTCTCGTTGGGGAAGACATCCGCCGCTGTTCCGATCTCTTCGGCAAGGGCGGCTTCAACCTTATCCGCATAGGGGGTAAGCATGGCCAGGAGCTGCGCATCCTCGGGGATCTCCTTGTCCACATAGTGGAATACCGAGCTGCCGTCCGCCTTTTTCTCCCGTGTCTTCAGATTGATGGGCACCGGTTTCCAGGAGAAGTCGACGATTTTCATGTTCTGGATCTTGATGTCGGCTCTTCCGACGTAAAGCCCCCACTGCTTTGCCGAAACGATATAGGTTCCGTTCTCTACCATGGGCTTTTCAAGAAAGGTGTGGCTGTGACCGTCGATGATCATATCGATGCCATCCACATTCCTGGCAAGCCAGCGGCTACCCAGGCCTTCTCTGCCGTCATCATAGATCCCCATGTGGACCAGGGCGATGACGATATCGGCCTTTTTCTTCAGCTCGGGAACCAGAGCCTTTGCCGTTTCAACCTCGTCTTCGAAGGTGAGATCGGCCACGATCTGCGGATTTCCAATGGTTGCGGTTTCCTTTGTGGTGAGACCGAAGATGGCAACCTTGAAGCCGTCGTATTCCTTGATGATGTAGGGAGTGGCGATAAGCTTACCATTGGCATCTCTTATGTTTGCCGAAAGGAAGGGGAAGTTCGACTCTTCCATCTGGGCGGCAAGGACCTCTTTCGGATTGTCGAACTCATGGTTTCCGAGGGTCATTGCATCGTAGCCGATGTAACTGTAGCCGATAAAATCGGGTTCGGCGTTAAAAAAATTCGACTCGGGCATACCGGTGTTCACATCCCCGGCATCCAGTACCAGTAGATTCGGCACCTCCTGACGAACCTGCTTGACATAGGTCGCCCGTGCCGGAAGCCCTCCGTTATCCGGAGCAGGGTAGTCGTAGAATTTCAGGACGTGACCGTGGTGGTCGTTGGTGTGCAGCACCGTAAGGTCGTACACCGTCTCGGGTGACTTTTGGACGTAAGTCCCCCCGGCGCAGGATGAAAGCAGCACCGCAACAGACACCAGAAGCAGGAGCAATGTCTTTCGTTTTCGCATCTTGATATCCTCCATAAAACTTGATTCTTTGATCCTTATGTTACTCTCGTAGAAGTAAAAATCAAGGCTTTTATGAAGACTTTGTTAGAAATGCATGAAATCTTCAACGCCGCAGAAAATATTCATACATGTTGCTGTTTTTTCGACGACGGGGTCGACAGCCTCCACTTTCGGATGTGCAAAAGCATGATATATCGAATATGTACGCTTTTCTTTTGCGGCAGGGATTGGAGCGGAAACCCTGGAGCCCCGCGGGGACGAGGAGGGCGATCGGGAGTGAGCCCGTGCCCGAGTCCCGGAAACGCGGGGCGAAGCGTTGGAGCGCAAAGCCCGGTCCGAGCGATAGCGAGGAGCCGCCCCGAAAAAAAAACGAAGCGGCTTATCTACTGTTCAGAATCCTGGTGGTCGAAGGACTGCAACTCCTTTTTCAGAAGTCAATTGAGAACACTATCATGGGAGAAAGCAGGCACCGACTTTAGGTTCCCGCCATAATGGCTGGAAGATCGGATTGGACATCTGCAATCGGTTTTATGTCGAAGTTTTTCACCAGTATGCTTGCGACATTCGGGCTCAGAAAGGCGGGAAGCGTCGGCCCCAGGCGTATGCCTTTGAAGCCGAGGTAAAGCAGTCCGAGCAAAACGGCTACGGCTTTCTGTTCATACCAGGCAAGATCAAAGCTGATGGGAAGCTGGTTGAGGTCCTCCAGTCCGAAGGCTTCTTTCAGCTTCAGTGCGATGATTGCAAGGCTGTAGGAGTCGTTGCACTGGCCTGCGTCCAGGACCCTGGGGATGCCATCGATATCTCCAAGATTCAGTTTCAGGTAGCGGTATTTTGCACAGCCGGCCGTGAGGATAACGGCGTTGTCGGGAAGGGCCTCGGCCAGTTCGGTAAAGTATGATCTGCCCTTTTGCCGTCCGTCGCAGCCTGCCATGACCACAAAGCGGCCTATGGCCCCCCTTTTGACCGCGTCGACGATCTTATCGGCCAGCGCAAGGGTCTGGGCATGGGCAAAGCCGCCGGTGATGCTTCCGGTTTCCAGCTCTGTCGGAGGAGGACAACTTTTGGCCTGTTCTATGATGGAGGAGAAGTCTTTCCGCCCGCCTTTTTCTCTGTCGGGGATGTGGCGCACGCCCGGGTAGCCTGCCATCCCTGTTGTGTAGATACGATCTTTGTAGCTTTCTTTGACCGGGATGATGCAGTTTGTGGTCATCAGAATAGGGCCGTTGAAGGATTCGAATTCCTTATTTTGATGCCACCAGCTGCCGCCGTAGTTGCCTGCAAAGTGTGCGTATGCCCGAAAGGCCGGATAGTAGTGTGCGGGCAGCATTTCACTGTGGGTATAGATGTCGACGCCGCTGCCTTCGCTTTGCTGCAACAGCTCTTCCAGGTCTTTCAGGTCGTGGCCGGATATGAGGATACCGGGATTGTTCCGTACGCCGATATCGACCTGAGTGATCTCCGGGTTTCCATAGGTCGAAGTATTTGCTTTGTCCAGAAGTTCCATCGCCTTGACCGCTGCTTTACCGGTTGCCATGACAAGGTCGATAAGCTTTTCCTGGTCCCGTTCCACGGCGAGGTCTGCAAGCAGGGAGATGATCGTGTGGTAGTGTTCTGTATCTTCCACTCCGAGAACGGCCGCGTGGTCGGTATAGGCCGCGATTCCCTTGAGGCCGTAGATTGCCAGTTCCCGGAGGGACCGTACATCCTCATTCTCTTCTTCGAGGATACCGGAGCCGGGGTGGGGCATATCGGCGGCATAACGTGCGCAAGCCGGAGCCTTGGTAAAGGTGGCATCGTCAAGGCCTTTCTGTAATTTCTCCAGCCTTCCGCAGCTTTCTTCGAGCAGGACAGATATCCTGTTGTCGTCGAAATTGGCGTTGGTGATGGTGGCAAAAAGCGAGCGTACCGTAAAGAGGCCGAGATCAGGCTGAAGCTTTTCCCAGTGGCCGAGTTTTTTCGCACACCATGCGCAGCCTTTTAGTGAATAGATGAGAAGGTCCTGAAGATCGGCCGTCGATCCCTGCTTTCCGCAAACACCGCGAACCGTACATCCCTTGTTCCCTGCGGTTTCCTGGCATTGAAAACAAAACATACTACACCTCCGTTTGAGTTTTGGTATGGTACTAAGTCTTATGGATCAGAAAAAAAAGTGCAGTACCATATGGTACGGATCTCTATGGTCGGCTATAGTGTCGTAATGGAAGCGTGGATGCGATCGACCCTTAAGCGGTGTCCGCTCTTTCGCGGACTTTCAAACGACCGCTTTGATCAAATCTCCGGATTGCTCTCTGTCGGCGTGCACTCTTTTCATGCAGGTTCTCAGGTGGCCTTTCGAGGAGATGCCTATGAAGATCTATTAATTATTCTCTCAGGTTATCTCAACGGTGAGTTCCGTGACTATTCGGGAAAGGTCCTGAAGGTCGAAACGCTCCATGCGCCTGATACGGTAGCGTCGGCGGTGCTGTTTGCTCCCGAGAACGTCTTGCCGGTGGATCTTGTTGCGGTCAGCGATGTGGATCTTATATCGCTTTCCCGCAGAGTGGTCCTTACTTTGTTCCATAAGGAGGAACAGATCCTTCTGAACTATCTTTCCGACAACGGCCAGAAATTGACCCTTCTTGCCGAGAAGCTGCGATTCATTCAGTTTTCAACCATAAAGGAAAAGATTGCAAACTATCTTCTCGATCTGTCGAAGAGTCAGGGTACGGAGACTCCCGAGCTTCGGATTACGAAAGAGAAACTTGCCGAGGTGTTCGGTGTAACCAGGCCCTCTCTTTCCCGGGGATTCCAGCAGCTTTGTGATGCCGGTGTTATCTGCCAGGAAGGAAGCCTTATCCGCCTTTTACAAAGGCGTGAGCTTGAATTTCTTGTACACAAAGAGGAAAAGCAACGATGAACAACAGTGAAAACAACCATCCCCTACGAAGAACCCAGGCAGAAGTCGACCTCGATCTTCTTTCGAAAAATATTCGTACCCTCTGGAACCGTTCCGGTTGTGAGGGCTACCTTCTCCTTTTGAAGGCCAATGCCTATGGCCACGGCTCCATCGCCTGCGCAAAGATGGCGGAAGAGCTCGGTGTCACCTTTGGCGGTGTGGCCGCCTATCAGGAGGTGCGTTTCCTGAGAAGTGCAGGGGTCCGGCTTCCTCTTTTGTTACTTGAAGATCTTTTCGATGATGAAATTGCCCCGGCCTTTGACGCGGATGTAAGCTTTTCGGTCTCGTCACTTGCCTATGCCGAAAAGGTGGCAAGGGTTGCAGAAAAGGCGGGAAAGGTCGGAAAGGTCCACCTCAATGTGGATACGGGTATGGGACGGCTTGGCTGTTTTCCCGATGAGTTGATGAAGGTTGCCGGGTACGTACATCATAGCCGGTGGCTCGCTCTGGAGGGGCTCTTTTCCCACTTTCCTTCCTCGGATGAGGGAGACCTTTCCGTTCCGACGGCACAGATAGAGCTATTTTCGCGTCTCGACAGGGAGCTTGAGGCAGCAGGTATCAGGCCGAAATGGCGGCACTTTGCCAACAGCGGTGCTGTTATCGATTTCCCTGCGGCCTCCTCCTTTGATATGATCCGGCCCGGTGTCTCTTCCTTCGGTATCTATCCCAGCAAAGAGGTTACCCATGACGTAGGGCTGTTTCGGGTCTTGTCGCTCAAAAGTGCGATCTTGTCCATACGGACCTTCCCGAAGGGTGCAAAGATCGGCTACGGTTCGACCTTTGTGACCGAACGGGAAAGCCGCATCGCCGTTGTTCCCATCGGTTATGGTGACGGCTACGTCAGGGCTTTTTCGAACAATAGCGATGTTCTTGTTCATGGGCGTCGGGTTCCCGTGGTCGGTCGAATTTCTATGGATATGATTACCGTTGATCTTACGGATCTTCCCGAGTCGGTCGCTACTGGGGATGAGGCTGTTTTGGTGGGAGAACAGGCCTGGGAGGATAGAAGCGGTGAGATCGATGCCGAAGACCTTGCTGCGCGGATCGGGACAATCAGCTATGAGGTGACCTGTCTCCTCACCGCCAGGGTACCCCGCGTCTTTTTCAGAGATGGCAAGGCCGTGGCGGTGCAGGAGATGTCGGAACACTTTTACCGGGAGTACTAAGCCTCTATCCCGTTCAGCCTCTCGAATACTTTATACAGCCCCTGGGTTCCCAGTTCATCGTAACCGCATGCCGAGGCCGCAATGTAGAATTGATGGGCGAGGCTCAGCCCCGGGAGGGATAGTTTCATCCTTTTCGCCTCTTGAAGGGCAATTCCCATATCCTTAATGAAGTGCTTGATGAAAAAACCGGGATCGAAGTTACCCTTTGCGATGCGCCGCCCGAGGTTGTTGATCGACCATGATCCTGCGGCCCCCTTGCCGATAACGTCGATGACCTCGTTCATATCCATGCCCGCACGCCAGGCGTAGAGCAGGGACTCGACGGTGCCGATCATCGTGGTGGCGATGAGGATCTGGTTGCTCATTTTGGTATGCTGCCCTTTCCCCGGACCGCCCATACGGGCGATATTTTCTCCCAGCACCTCAAAGTAGGGGAGAACCTTTTCAAAGGCTTCCTTTTCACCCCCGACCATGATGGCAAGCTTGCCGTCCCTGGCCCCGATATCGCCACCGGAAACGGGAGCATCCAGTACGGCTATACCGCGTTTCTTCCCTTCTTCGGCGATTCTCTCGGCGAGAGACGGCTCCGAGGTGGTCATGTCCACTGCAATGCTGCCTTGCTTCGCGCCGGCAAAGATACCCTTTTCTCCAAGGTAGACATCCTCAACATCGGCCGGATAACCGACGATGGAGAAGGTGATTTCCGATTCGGCGGCCGCGGCAGCAGGGGTTTCGGCCCAATGGGCGCCTGCTTCCAGGAGTTCCCTGGCTCGCTCTTTTGTACGGGTATAGACGGTGAGGCTGTGCCCTGCCTCTATCAGGTTGGCACACATATTCTTACCCATTACTCCGGTGCCGATCCATCCAAGTTTTGCCATTTGCTCCTCCTCCTTTTTCCTCTATCTACCATACGCCCGGCGGCCTCTCTATTCAAGGGGGTGTCGTACCAGGAGACATTGCGGGTGAGGAACATGATGAGGGCAAGGGCGATGAAGAGGCCTATGGAACCGAGGAGGAGCGCGTAGTCCTCGGAGGTTAAGACCACCATGAGATATGCATAGGCGATGATGATTATCCCTCCAAGGGTGATCCCTGATGTTTTGCTGCCGAGCACCGCCGATGCATAGGCTGCAATAAGAAGAGAGCCACCCAAAGCCGCAAGCATATATGCCGTGAAAAAGGGGATATGTTCGGAGAGGCTCAAAAGGAGAAGATAAAAGACGATATCCGCACAACCGGTAAGAAGATACTGCACGGGATGAACGGCTTCTCCCTTTACGGCTTCAAACACGAAAAAGGCAGCGAAGGGCACAATGAGAAAGAGCCAGGCATATGTTACCGATCGTTCGTTCTTGGGATACGGATCATCCGGGTTGAGAAATTTCACGCCGAAGCCCTCAATGTCTATCTCTTCCGAGCGCAGATCGGAGATGAAACCAAAGTGCGGCAGGTTTCTGCTCAGGTGGCTGATGCTCCACAAGGCGGAAAACCCCGGTTCAGCATCCCCTCCGTCGTGTCGGACCGGCAAGGCTGATCCGAAGAAGCTGGGATTCTCCCAGTCCGAACGCATAGCAACCTCGGTTTGCCGGGCAACGGGGAGGATGCTGATGCTCTGGCCTCCTCCGATACGAAGCCTGAAACGGTAGGGCATGGAATCTTTCAGGGCCTTGACTGTGAGCCCTACCGGGGCCGTAATCCTGTTTCCCTGGAGAAGGATATCGGTACCCATCGGCTCCAATGTCAGTTTGGTATCCCCGAACATGGCTTCGTCGATTGCCCTGATACCGCTAAGCTCTCCCAGACTCAGACCTATGCGGATTCCTTCCTCGTCGATGGTGTAACCGGAAAGTCGTTCGTTCAGCTCCTCCAGCCGAAAGCTTCCCTCCAGCAGGATCGATGCATTGTATACCGGAACAGAGAAGATACCCCGGCTGCGTTTCTCTGTTTCCGCATGGATATCCACATTCAGGCTGTCCGGAAAAAAGAGGGCGGTGCGCTCGATCTTCTGCTGAACAGGCTTTCCTTCTACACTCCGTGTCTCTTCGAACCGGTAGACGGGGATTAGGAGATAGGGTCCGCTTATGGTGCTTCTTCCTCCCCAGGAATCGATCACGTCCTCCGCCGCTTCCCGACTGCGGGACTCACGTTCCTTGACGATTTGCCGGACCATTCTCAAGGGAATGGCAAAAAGTATGAGGAGAATAAGAATGACAATCAACTTTACTCCATATCTTCCTGCTTTCATCTTTTCATACTCCTTTCGTATGGTGTTGTACGTGGGAGGATTCTCGGGGATGAGCGTGGCAAAAATGGGGCGTACATGTGGCAATAGTGTGGCAAACTCCTTTTTCCTTGAGGGTTGAGTTGACCTTGAGGCGGCAATCTGCCTTAATAATCAACGATGAACGAGGCAAAACGGATTGCCATTGTCGATGATGAAGAGGCCCTTACCGCAACGCTCGCCTTTGCTTTCCGCAGGGAAGGCTTTGAAATCGAGCTCTTTCATGATGGAGCGGCAGCCTGGCAACATTTTTCACAGAGGCTTCCCCATCTTATTGTCCTTGATATCATGATGCCGAAGATGGATGGTCTTACATTGTGTAAGCTGCTGCGAAGCGAGGGGATGCAAGTGCCCATCATTTTCCTTTCTTCACGGGATGATGAGATCGACCGGCTTCTCGGTTTCGAGTCGGGGGGCGACGACTACCTTTCAAAGCCCTTTTCGGTCAGGGAATTACTGGCCAGGGTGCGAGCCGTGCTCCGCCGGAGTTCCACGGTGGCGGATGGGGAGCTTCCCTCCACAGTCGATGTCGGAGACCTGCAGATTGATGTATCATCCGCTCGCTGTTTTTTCGGCGATCATAGTGTCCCCCTCACCCTGACGGAGCTTCGAATACTGCTCTCGTTGCTGGAACTGCCGGGGGGGATCAAGAGTAGGGAACAGCTGATGGCTGCTGCCTTTCCCGAGGATCTCTATGCGAACGAGCGGGCCGTCGATAGCCATATCAAACGGATACGAAAAAAGATGACGGCCCTCGGCCTTCCCTACGATCCGCTGGAGACGGTCTACGGCATGGGCTACCGCTTTACCTCGACTGGGAGTCGCCGGTGAGGCGAATTTCTTTCCGCCTGCTGATATTCAACCTCCTCCTTGTATTTCTTCCCCTCGGAAGCATGCTTTACCTGAAGACCTACGAGAGGCAACTTCTTGAAACCCAGGAACGGGCGATGGTGCAGGAGGGGCGGATGCTTGCATCGGCAGTGGCCGATAGAGCCATACAGGATGAGGGCCTGCGCATCCTTGCCAATCTCGCAGGGAGAATGGAATCGAGGATCAGAATTGTGGGCCAAGATGGCACACTGCTTGCCGACTCTGCTGTCGATTCCCCTGTTTCCCGGGATGAAACGATGCAAGCGGCCGGTCGCGATTACGAAAAACAGGAATCGGGGAGGCAGGCTTTTTTGTATCGCCTTGTGGTGCCTCCCGTCAACAGACTCCGGGAACTGTGTGCGCGCCTTTTGTTTCCTCCGTCGCCTCGCTTCGAATCGGCAGAGTATTACAGCGGGAAAAGCGTGCTCGACGGGCCTGAGGTGCGTTTGGCCCTCTCCGGTAGGTACGGAGCAAGTACCCGAATTTCCTCGGGCGGGCAGCGTTCGGTTACCCTCTATTCCGCCATTCCCATCTATGCTTCCTCCGGTAACGTGAGGGGGGCGGTCGTTGTCAGCCGTTCTACCTATCGAATTCTCGAGAATCTTTACCGCATTCGCCTCGACATTATCGTCATATCACTCTATTCCTTTGCCGCTGCACTATCCATCAGCCTTATCCTCTCCTTTACCATTACCAGACCGCTCAGAAGGCTCAAGGATCGTGCCGAAGAGCTTCTTTCTGTGCGGAACGATCTTGCCTCTGCGTTTCGGGATGGATTTCCAGCCCTGAAGCGGCGTGATGAAATAGGCGATCTGGGGCGGGCCCTGGCCGAGCTGTGGGGACGTCTGGAAAAACGGATAGGGGACATCGACGACTTTACCTCCGACACCCTCCACGAATTGAAAAATCCTCTCTCCGCCATACGGAGTGCTGCGGAGGTGGCCTCCTCAGAGGCCGATCGGGAAGGAACGAGTGAGCTTTCTGTTTTTTTCCGGACCATCCTTAGATCCGTGGCCAGGATCGATCGGCTTTTGGGGGAACTCAGGGAGATCGGCAGGATCGATGCGGGTATAGACGACCCTTCTGCCGAGGCGCTGGATGTGGAATCCCTGGTTACGCGCCTGGAAGAGATATATCGCTGTCATAAAAGAATTATTTCCAAAGAGGTCGAGTTGCATATCGACAATCGCCTTAGCGGTCGTTCCATCCTGATCAATCCCGAGCGAATGCTTCAGCTGGTTGGGAATCTTCTTGACAACGCCCTTGACTTTGCCTCTTCCCGTGTCGATCTTTCGCTATTTCCCCTTGGTGAGAGGAATGTCGGCATCAGGGTTGAGGATGATGGTCCGGGGATCGATCCTGCCGATGCTCCCCATCTCTTTTCCCGCTTCTTTTCCGTTCGGGAACGTCGGGGCGAGCATTCCGGCCTCGGGCTCTCCATTTGCCGTGCCATTGCCGAAAGATGCGGAGGACGCGTTGTGCTGGAAGAAAATCCGGAAGAAAATAAGGAGGAAGGAGCCTCTTTCCTTGTTGTTCTTCCCGCTTCCTTCTGAAAAAGTGTCCCCTGAAGGCGCAATGATGGTATCGAGAGACTTGTCATCACCAGGATTCGGAACACTACCCCCTAATAACCACTCCTCCGTGAATCACCGTTCGTCCTTTTTTCCCGCCGATGAGAGCCTCAACCGGATTAGGAGCATCTACGATTACCATATCGGCTCTGCACCCCTGCTTTAGCCCATAATCCCTTATACCCATCGCCCGAGCCGGGGTTTCGGTGATCATTGCCGACAGATCCTGGCTGCGGCTGTAGGGGTCCAGCTGGGCCACCTGAGCGGTGAGGAGCAACTCTTCAAGGGGATCTCCGTTGCCGAAGGGGCGGAAGGGGTCTCTGATGTTATCCGAGGCTACCGCCACCGGCACCCCCGCTTCAATGAGTTCTGTGATTCGGGTCGTACCCCGACGACGATTCTTGGTATCGCTGCGTCCCATGAGAAAAAGATTACAGGAGGGCAGTGTTACCACATTGACGCCGGAGCTGGCAACCTTTTCGATTACCCGTGCCGCTGCATCCGCATCCATTGCCGAAAGAGAGGTACAGTGGCCCGCCGTCACACGGCCGGCCATCCCGTATGCCATGGTTTTCTCGGCAAGATAGTCGAGGGCATCGGCATTTGCTTTCTCGCTTTCGTCCACATGCAGGTCGATTGGAAGACCACTTATCTTTGCAAGACGGAAGAGGGTGTCGGTAAGTTCCCGATGATTATTACTCAAGGTGGGACAGCCGCCTATTGCGTCCGCCCCTGTCGCTATGGCCCTTTCCAGCAGGTTATAGACGGCATCTCCGGGAACAATCCGTTCCACGGCCCCGGGAAAGGCGACCAATTGAATCGTCATTTGATCCTTATAGTGTTCTCGTACCTTGCAGGCGCTTTCCCAGAGCTTCATACCGGTGAAACGTTCAAGGGTAATATGGCTTCTCAGTATCGAGGTCCCGGCCTCGATGGCCATTTCAACCATGTTACAGCCGTTTTCATATAACTCCTCTTCATCGACGTCCCTGAAGTAGGCGTTCATGCTTTTAATCGCTTCTAACAGGGTGCCTGAGTAATTATGTATGCGACCGGCGGTCATTGCTTTATCAAGATGGGTGTGCATGTCGACAAAGCCGGGGAAAACGGTTTTTCCTGAAGCATCAATAATCTTTCGGCCGGCTTCTGTGATGCGGGAAGCCTTTTCCACAATGAACCCTTCCTTGATGCCAAGATCCATTGTTCCGCTTCCGTGAATATTCCCCCGTTTGATTACTAAATCATACATATGAATCCTTTATCTTCTTGATGATTACAAAAACATATAGTAATATGCCTTTATACAATCTACAAGGAGGAAAAAATGAAAAAAGGATTGTTGTTGCTACTGGCTGTTTTACTTTTTCCCATCGTATCTTTTGCGGAAGGGCAAAAGGAGGGAGAGTCCAGTGACCAGTTGAAGGTTGCGGCTCTTTTGCCCGGTCCCATCAACGACGGCGGATGGAACACCAATATGTATGATTCGCTTAAGTTTATGGAGAAGGAGCTTGGTGCAAAGATCGCCTATACCGAACGAACCCCGGCATCCGACTACGAGGAGATTTTCCGGGGCTATGCCGCCAGCGGATATAACATTGTATTCGGACATGGTTTTGAGTTCGGTGAACCAGCGGAAAAGGTGGCGAAGGAGTTCCCCGATGTTACCTTTATCATCACCAGCACCAGCATAAGTCAGCCCCCCAATTTAGGTTCCTTTCTTGTCGACGATTTCCAGTGCGGGTTTGTCCAGGGGGCTGTTGCGGCGATCCTCTCAAAGAGCGGAATCGTCGGTTATGTCGGCGGTATGGAGATTCCCCCCATCGTGAATCAGAGCAAGGGCTTTGTCGCCGGTGCGAAATATGTCGATAAGTCTATCGATGCCAAGGCGCTCTTGACCGGTAGTTTCGAAGACATCGCTAAGGCAAAAGAGATGTCAAAATCTCTTATTGCCGAAGGCGCCGATATCCTCGTGGCGGATGCCGACGAATCGAACCACGGCGTGATCGAGGCGGTTGAAGAGGCCGGAGCTCTCGTTATCGGAAGTTCAGGCGACATCTACGAAACGGTCCCCGATGCACGAGATGTTATCCTGACGAGCATGACCGAGAATATGCCGAAAGGGCTGACCGTACTTGCCAAGTCGGTCGCCGACGGTACCTTTGAGGCAAAGAACTATATTATCGGTTTGCATGATGGGGCTGTTGCCCTTGCTCCGTTTCGGGATAAAGCGAGCCTTGTTTCCG
Coding sequences:
- the gatC gene encoding Asp-tRNA(Asn)/Glu-tRNA(Gln) amidotransferase subunit GatC — protein: METRELYETASLARLSLGEEEAAVLAEEVGRLLEYVSRMQEVDIEGLEPTTHALSEEPILRNDEVHGENLSDSLLDNAPELEDRFIVIPNVL
- a CDS encoding 5'-nucleotidase C-terminal domain-containing protein encodes the protein MRKRKTLLLLLVSVAVLLSSCAGGTYVQKSPETVYDLTVLHTNDHHGHVLKFYDYPAPDNGGLPARATYVKQVRQEVPNLLVLDAGDVNTGMPESNFFNAEPDFIGYSYIGYDAMTLGNHEFDNPKEVLAAQMEESNFPFLSANIRDANGKLIATPYIIKEYDGFKVAIFGLTTKETATIGNPQIVADLTFEDEVETAKALVPELKKKADIVIALVHMGIYDDGREGLGSRWLARNVDGIDMIIDGHSHTFLEKPMVENGTYIVSAKQWGLYVGRADIKIQNMKIVDFSWKPVPINLKTREKKADGSSVFHYVDKEIPEDAQLLAMLTPYADKVEAALAEEIGTAADVFPNETVRQEETALGDLVADSMKWYAEKMNLDVDFAINNGGGIRETLPTGTITKKTIYQILPFDNSVYVITMKGSDLKGLFDYIPTVVGAGAYPQVSDGISYTIDLAAGEVKDLLIGGKPLDPNATYKIATNSYMATGGDGYVVFKNASQGYDTSMFQRDATIEYIQQLDGAIVPEIAGRVKIIK
- the hcp gene encoding hydroxylamine reductase gives rise to the protein MFCFQCQETAGNKGCTVRGVCGKQGSTADLQDLLIYSLKGCAWCAKKLGHWEKLQPDLGLFTVRSLFATITNANFDDNRISVLLEESCGRLEKLQKGLDDATFTKAPACARYAADMPHPGSGILEEENEDVRSLRELAIYGLKGIAAYTDHAAVLGVEDTEHYHTIISLLADLAVERDQEKLIDLVMATGKAAVKAMELLDKANTSTYGNPEITQVDIGVRNNPGILISGHDLKDLEELLQQSEGSGVDIYTHSEMLPAHYYPAFRAYAHFAGNYGGSWWHQNKEFESFNGPILMTTNCIIPVKESYKDRIYTTGMAGYPGVRHIPDREKGGRKDFSSIIEQAKSCPPPTELETGSITGGFAHAQTLALADKIVDAVKRGAIGRFVVMAGCDGRQKGRSYFTELAEALPDNAVILTAGCAKYRYLKLNLGDIDGIPRVLDAGQCNDSYSLAIIALKLKEAFGLEDLNQLPISFDLAWYEQKAVAVLLGLLYLGFKGIRLGPTLPAFLSPNVASILVKNFDIKPIADVQSDLPAIMAGT
- a CDS encoding Crp/Fnr family transcriptional regulator, producing the protein MVRISMVGYSVVMEAWMRSTLKRCPLFRGLSNDRFDQISGLLSVGVHSFHAGSQVAFRGDAYEDLLIILSGYLNGEFRDYSGKVLKVETLHAPDTVASAVLFAPENVLPVDLVAVSDVDLISLSRRVVLTLFHKEEQILLNYLSDNGQKLTLLAEKLRFIQFSTIKEKIANYLLDLSKSQGTETPELRITKEKLAEVFGVTRPSLSRGFQQLCDAGVICQEGSLIRLLQRRELEFLVHKEEKQR
- the alr gene encoding alanine racemase; its protein translation is MNNSENNHPLRRTQAEVDLDLLSKNIRTLWNRSGCEGYLLLLKANAYGHGSIACAKMAEELGVTFGGVAAYQEVRFLRSAGVRLPLLLLEDLFDDEIAPAFDADVSFSVSSLAYAEKVARVAEKAGKVGKVHLNVDTGMGRLGCFPDELMKVAGYVHHSRWLALEGLFSHFPSSDEGDLSVPTAQIELFSRLDRELEAAGIRPKWRHFANSGAVIDFPAASSFDMIRPGVSSFGIYPSKEVTHDVGLFRVLSLKSAILSIRTFPKGAKIGYGSTFVTERESRIAVVPIGYGDGYVRAFSNNSDVLVHGRRVPVVGRISMDMITVDLTDLPESVATGDEAVLVGEQAWEDRSGEIDAEDLAARIGTISYEVTCLLTARVPRVFFRDGKAVAVQEMSEHFYREY
- a CDS encoding NAD(P)-dependent oxidoreductase, with translation MAKLGWIGTGVMGKNMCANLIEAGHSLTVYTRTKERARELLEAGAHWAETPAAAAAESEITFSIVGYPADVEDVYLGEKGIFAGAKQGSIAVDMTTSEPSLAERIAEEGKKRGIAVLDAPVSGGDIGARDGKLAIMVGGEKEAFEKVLPYFEVLGENIARMGGPGKGQHTKMSNQILIATTMIGTVESLLYAWRAGMDMNEVIDVIGKGAAGSWSINNLGRRIAKGNFDPGFFIKHFIKDMGIALQEAKRMKLSLPGLSLAHQFYIAASACGYDELGTQGLYKVFERLNGIEA